The sequence below is a genomic window from Mycobacterium spongiae.
TGGACGGTCTGGTCGGTGACCTGCCCGGGCCGGGCGCGATCGTCACGTCGGCGGCAGACCGGGTAGAACTGCGCGGCTGGGCCGGATCGCTCAAGCGTCACGGCGAATGGGTTGTGCCGACCCGGCTGGCTCTGGTGCGCCGACTGGGGTCAATCGACCTCGACCTCACCAAAGCCCGTTTCGCCGGGCCGGTGGTGGTGATCGAGCTTGATATGAAGTTCGGCTCGCTGGATATCCGGCTGCCCGACGGCGCCAGCGCCTCGATCGACGACATCGAAGTCTATGTGGGTAGCGCGAGCGACCGCCGCAAGGACGCGCCAGCGGAAGGAACACCGCACGTCATAGTGACCGGTCAGATGGTGTGTGGCTCGGTCGTCATCCGGGGACCGCGGCGAGCGTTCCGGCGTCGCCACCACTCCTGATTGCCTGACCTGACTAAGCTAGCGAGATGCCTGCTCGAACCGCGCTGTCCCCCGGGGTGCTCTCCCCGACACGACAGGTGCCCAAGTGGATTGCCCGGCCAGAATATGTCGGTAAGGCGACCGCCCAGGAGGGCACCGAGCCATGGGTGCAGACACCGGAAGTAATCGAGAAGATGCGGATCGCCGGCAAGATTGCCGCTGGTGCCCTGGCTGAAGCGGGCAAGGCGGTCGCTCCCGGGGTAACCACCGATGAGCTCGACCGGATCGCCCACGACTACATGGCTGACAACGGTGCTTACCCATCAACGTTGGGCTACAAGGGATTTCCGAAGTCATGCTGTACGTCGCTCAACGAAGTCATCTGCCACGGAATACCCGACTCGACGGTGGTCGCCGACGGCGACATCGTCAACATTGATGTCACCGCCTTCATCGGAGGGGTGCATGGTGACACCAACGCGACGTTTCTGGCCGGCGATGTCTCCGAAGAACACCGCCTACTCGTCGAGCGGACCCGGGAAGCAACAATGCGCGCGATCAAGGCGGTCAAACCCGGGCGCGCGTTATCGGTAGTTGGCCGCGTCATCGAGTCTTATGCACATCGATTCGGGTACAACGTTGTTCGTGACTTCACCGGTCACGGGATCGGTACCACGTTCCATAACGGTCTCGTTGTCCTGCACTACGACCAACCCCTGGTCGAGTCGATCATGCAGCCGGGGATGACGTTCACCATCGAACCGATGATCAACCTGGGCACATTGGATTACGAAATTTGGGACGACGGCTGGACGGTGGTCACCAAGGATCGCAAGTGGACGGCGCAGTTCGAGCACACGCTGCTGGTCACCGACAGCGGCGTCGATATCCTGACGCTGCCTGAGTAGCCGCTACACGTCAAAATGGTGGCGGGTCGCTGGCGGTGTCGGGCGGTGCCGGCCCGAAGGAGTTCGCGCACTCAGCCGCCTGGGCTACGCGGGCACGCTGATTATGTCGGCGTTCAGTGTTGATGCGGTGGGCGCGGTCTTGGGCGCGAGTGCGGCGCCGTCTTGGCATCATGGCGGTGCGCTCGGCGCAGTAGTCCAGCGGTAGGTCGACCTCTGGGGCCGGCGTACCTCCGGTGGAGTGGCACAAACTGGGGAACAGCAGGGCGCTGCCCGGGGTAGTGACATACGTGTGGTCTGACGGTGAGGTGAAAATAATTGTCCCGTCGGGCAACTGCCGTTCCCGCCAGCCCCAGAACGTCTTGACCAAGTGGTGAGTTCGGCACTTGCAATTCAGGTTCGACGCATGCGTGGGCCCGCCGTCGGCGTACGGAATCGAGTGATCCACGTCGCAATTGATGGCGGGCTGGTCGCAGCCGGGCCAGCGGCAGGTCATATCCCGACAACGCACAAAATCGGCCAGCGCCGTCGACGGCACATACCCCGGCTCGGGCGGGGCATCGGCCGGATGAACCAGCGGCACCCTCTTGGCTGATGTCGCCAGTTCGGCCACCAGGTCGGCGGTGATGAGCCCGTCGGCGCCGATCTCGGAAGCCGGTGCGCTGCCGGTGCCGTTGATCGTGGCCTGCTCGGCAATCACGTGGATCACCACCGGAGTGGCCGAGGGTCGCTGTCCGGCGGAGCAGGCGGCTCGCCCGCAGCGACAGCCCAGCCGGTCGGCTCCGGCCGCCAGGGCGCCGAGCGCATCGGCGCGGCGCTGCTCCCGGCTGCGGGGATCGCGCTCGCACACCGTGGCTGCCAAGGCGGTCAACCGCTTGTCAAGGGCATTGGCGTCGGGGGTGAACAAACTGCCGTGGATTTCCGAGGTGCCGCCCTCATTCGCCCCGATCCAGATCTCCCGGTCGGTCTGATTCTTCTTGTGTCGCCGCACCGCATCCGCGTCGGCGCGGGCCACGATCTTGTCGATTTGCCCGCCCAGCCGACTGCGGGTCATCGACGGCCAGCGGGTCACCTTGGCGGCCAACTCGGCGTCCACGGCGGCTAGCACGTCGCGGTCGGTGATCAGATCGGTGCGATACACGAGCGTCTGAAACATCCGATAGTCGATCTCACCGGTCTTGAAGACCGCGCCCACCCGCGGCAGCCGTTCGCGCATGGCCCGGGCATAGCGCAGTCGGCTACTGGCTAACCCCTGGCTGATCCGCAACGCGGCGGCCAGCTCCGCAGTCACCGCCTCCATCGTGTCGATCGCCCAGTCTTCAGTATCCGAGCAACGGGAGAGCCGATAGGCGAACAATTCACCGATCGCCACCAACTGCGCGGCCGCCGCCCGGTTCTCGGTGCGCGCCGCCGAGCAGATCCGATCCAGCAGGGACGCCGATTCCGATGTGTTCGACGGATTGCGTCGCTCGAACAGCTCATCGAACCGGGACCGAACCTCTTCGAACATATTTGCGATTATGCCACTGGGGTCCGACGCTGCCGCCGTTTGGGCCGCAGCTCAACCTGGCGCGGCGGCTGGCGAGATGGGGATGGTTGACTAGCCGCTATGGAGCGGGAGCCAGATGCATCGACCGGTTTCGATTCTCGGGCGTTGCCGTGGGCCGAGCTGGACCGACTGGTCCAGGCTGACGAAGTCGACACCGTCATTGTCGCGTTCACCGACATGCAGGGGCGACTCGCCGGCAAGCGGGTTTCGAGTCGGCTGTTTGTCGACGAAGTAGCCACGCACGGCGCTGAGTGCTGTAGCTATCTGCTCGCTGTCGATGTCGACTTGAACACGGTGCCCGGCTATGCGATGTCGAGCTGGGACACCGGATACGGCGACATGGTGATGATGCCGGACCTGACAACTCTGCGGCTCATTCCCTGGTTGCCCGGTACGGCGCTGGTGATCGCCGACCTCTCTTGGGCTGACGGGAGCGCTGTCGCGGCCGCGCCGCGCACCATCTTGGGCCGCCAGCTCGCTCGGCTGACGGAGCGCGGACTGATCGCTGACGTGGCCACCGAGCTGGAGTTCATCGTGTTCGACGAGCCCTATCGCCACGCCTGGGCCAGCGGCTATCGCGGCCTGACCCCGGCCAGCGACTACAACATTGACTACTCGATAGTGGCGTCTTCTCGGATGGAGCCGTTGCTGCGTGACATCCGGCTGGGCATGCAGGGCGCGGGCCTGCGGTTCGAGGCTGTCAAGGGCGAATGCAACGACGGCCAGCAGGAGATCGGGTTTCGCTACGACGAGGCAATGGTCACCTGCGACAACCACGCCGTCTACAAGAATGGCGCCAAAGAAATCGCCGACCAGCATGGCAAGAGCCTGACATTCATGGCGAAATACGATGAGCGTGAAGGCAACAGCTGCCACATCCATCTCTCGCTGCGGGCCGTCGACGGCACCGGAGGCGGTTCCGCAGTGTTCGCCGACAGTACGCGCCCGCACGGGATGTCGCCGATGTTTCGCAGCTTCGTCGCCGGTCAACTCGCCACCTTACGCGAATTCACCTTGTGCTACGCGCCGAACATCAACTCCTATAAGCGATTTGCCGACGGCAGTTTCGCGCCGACGGCGCTGGCGTGGGGCCTGGACAATCGGACCTGCGCGCTGCGAGTCGTCGGGCACGGGCACAGCATGAGGGTCGAATGCCGGGTTCCCGGTGGTGATGTCAACCAGTACCTCGCGGTGGCGGCGCTGGTCGCTGGAGGGCTGTACGGCATCGAGCAGGGCCTGGAGCTTGCCGAACCCTGCTCCGGCAATGCCTACGAGGACAGCAGTGTCCAGCGGTTGCCCACCACGCTTGCCGACGCCGCGGCAGAGTTCGAAGCTTCCGAATTGGCGCGAGAGGCGTTCGGCGACGATGTGGTCGAGCACTACCTGAACAACGCCCGGGTGGAGCTGGCGGCTTTCAACGCGGCGGTTACCGATTGGGAGAGGATCCGCGGTTTTGAGCGGCTCTGAATCGGGGCCGGTCCTGGGCCTGACGACCTATCTGGACCGAGCGCAGACCGGCATCTGGGACGTCACGGCGAGTTTTCTTCCCGCGAGCTACTTCAGGGGCGTCAGCATGGCCGGGGGCATCGCCGTACTGTTGCCGCCGCAGCCGGTGGATGCCGCTGCCGCCAACCGGGTGTTGGACAGCCTGGACGGGTTGGTCGTTACCGGGGGCAAGGATGTCGACCCTGCCGCCTATGGTCAGGCACGCCACCCGGAATCCGATGAGCCTGGCATCATCCGTGATGCCTGGGAGTTCGCGCTGCTGACGGGGGCACTACAGCGCGGGATGCCCGTGCTGGGAATCTGCCGCGGCGCGCAGGTGCTCAATGTGGCTTTTGGCGGGACACTGCACCAACATCTGCCGGACGTCCTCGGTCATAGCGGACATCGGGCAGGCAATGCGGTCTTCACCGAGCTACCGGTGCGGACCGTGGCCGGTACCCGACTGGCCGCGCTCGTCGGAGAATCAGCCAAGGTTCGCTGCTACCACCATCAGGCAGTCGACGAGGTTGGCGCGAGTCTGGTCGTCAGCGCTTGGGACGCAGACGGGGTCGTGGAGGCGTTGGAGCTGCCCGGGGAGAACTTCGTGCTTGCCGTGCAGTGGCACCCGGAGGAGTCTTTGCACGACTTGCGCCTGTTCGCCGCGGTGGTGGACGCCGCGCGATCCTATGCAGGGGGGTGAGTTGACGATGAGAACCGTGCAACTGGTCAATCCAGCCACCGAAGAGGTGCTCCGGTCGGTGGAACACGCCGACGCTGCGGACGTTGATGACGCGGTTGCTCGGGCCAGGGTGGCCCAGCAGCGATGGGCCGGGTTATCGGCGGCGCACCGCGCGGCGGGCCTGCGCGCATTCGCGGCCGCCGTCGAGGCGCATATCGACGAGCTAGCCGCCATCGAAGTAGCCAACTCCGGGCACCCGATCGCGTCGGCGCAGTGGGAGGCCGGCCACGTCCGGGATGTGTTGAATTTCTATGCCGCCAGCCCGGAGCGATTGTCCGGCAAGCAGATTCCAGTCTCGGGTGGCCTCGACGTCACCTTCAACGAACCGATTGGCGTGGTCGGTGTGATCGCGCCGTGGAATTTCCCGATGGTCATCGCGTCCTGGGGCATCGCGCCGGCACTGGCAGCAGGCAACGCGGTACTGGTGAAACCGGCCGAGTGGACGCCGCTGACCACGATGCGGCTGGGTGAGCTGGCGGTGGCGGCAGGGCTGGACAAAGACCTGCTGCAGGTGTTGCCGGGAGAAGGCGCGGTGGTCGGGGAGCGATTCGTCACCCATCCGGGCATTCGCAAGATAGTGTTCACCGGGTCCACCGAAGTAGGCAAGCGGGTGATGGCCGGCGCGGCGGCTCAGGTTAAGCGGGTGACGCTGGAACTGGGCGGCAAGAGCGCCAACATCGTCTTCGCCGACTGCGATCTGGAGCAGGCGGCAGCGACCGCGCCCGCCGGAGTGTTCGACAACGCCGGGCAGGATTGCTGCGCCCGCAGCCGGATTCTAGTGCAGCGCAGCGTCTACGACCGGTTCATGGAGCTGCTCGAGCCGGCGGTGCAGGGCGTCGTTGTCGGAGACCCGGAATCGCGTGACACACAGATGGGGCCGCTGGTGTCCGGCGAGCATCGTGACAAGGTAGCCTCCTACGTACCGGATGACGCAGCCGTGGCATTTACCGGCACCGCCCCTTCCGGCCCGGGATTTTGGTTCCCACCAACAGTTCTCACCCCGAAGCGCACCGACCGAACCGTCCGGGACGAGATCTTCGGGCCGGTGGTCACGGTTTTGATGTTCGATGACGAGTCCGACGCCATCACGCTGGCCAACGACACCGCCTACGGGCTGTCGGGGTCGATCTGGACCGACGACCTATCCCGGGCACTTCGTGTGTCACGCGCGGTTGAGGCCGGCAACTTGTCGGTAA
It includes:
- a CDS encoding HNH endonuclease signature motif containing protein, with the protein product MFEEVRSRFDELFERRNPSNTSESASLLDRICSAARTENRAAAAQLVAIGELFAYRLSRCSDTEDWAIDTMEAVTAELAAALRISQGLASSRLRYARAMRERLPRVGAVFKTGEIDYRMFQTLVYRTDLITDRDVLAAVDAELAAKVTRWPSMTRSRLGGQIDKIVARADADAVRRHKKNQTDREIWIGANEGGTSEIHGSLFTPDANALDKRLTALAATVCERDPRSREQRRADALGALAAGADRLGCRCGRAACSAGQRPSATPVVIHVIAEQATINGTGSAPASEIGADGLITADLVAELATSAKRVPLVHPADAPPEPGYVPSTALADFVRCRDMTCRWPGCDQPAINCDVDHSIPYADGGPTHASNLNCKCRTHHLVKTFWGWRERQLPDGTIIFTSPSDHTYVTTPGSALLFPSLCHSTGGTPAPEVDLPLDYCAERTAMMPRRRRTRAQDRAHRINTERRHNQRARVAQAAECANSFGPAPPDTASDPPPF
- a CDS encoding aldehyde dehydrogenase family protein — protein: MRTVQLVNPATEEVLRSVEHADAADVDDAVARARVAQQRWAGLSAAHRAAGLRAFAAAVEAHIDELAAIEVANSGHPIASAQWEAGHVRDVLNFYAASPERLSGKQIPVSGGLDVTFNEPIGVVGVIAPWNFPMVIASWGIAPALAAGNAVLVKPAEWTPLTTMRLGELAVAAGLDKDLLQVLPGEGAVVGERFVTHPGIRKIVFTGSTEVGKRVMAGAAAQVKRVTLELGGKSANIVFADCDLEQAAATAPAGVFDNAGQDCCARSRILVQRSVYDRFMELLEPAVQGVVVGDPESRDTQMGPLVSGEHRDKVASYVPDDAAVAFTGTAPSGPGFWFPPTVLTPKRTDRTVRDEIFGPVVTVLMFDDESDAITLANDTAYGLSGSIWTDDLSRALRVSRAVEAGNLSVNSHSSVRFNTPFGGFKQSGLGRELGPDAPLQFTETKNVFIAIQEG
- the map gene encoding type I methionyl aminopeptidase gives rise to the protein MPARTALSPGVLSPTRQVPKWIARPEYVGKATAQEGTEPWVQTPEVIEKMRIAGKIAAGALAEAGKAVAPGVTTDELDRIAHDYMADNGAYPSTLGYKGFPKSCCTSLNEVICHGIPDSTVVADGDIVNIDVTAFIGGVHGDTNATFLAGDVSEEHRLLVERTREATMRAIKAVKPGRALSVVGRVIESYAHRFGYNVVRDFTGHGIGTTFHNGLVVLHYDQPLVESIMQPGMTFTIEPMINLGTLDYEIWDDGWTVVTKDRKWTAQFEHTLLVTDSGVDILTLPE
- a CDS encoding DUF1707 SHOCT-like domain-containing protein: MTETGGDMVVLRVSDADRNGTLRRLHNAVALGLIDINEFEQRSSRVSIARTRHELDGLVGDLPGPGAIVTSAADRVELRGWAGSLKRHGEWVVPTRLALVRRLGSIDLDLTKARFAGPVVVIELDMKFGSLDIRLPDGASASIDDIEVYVGSASDRRKDAPAEGTPHVIVTGQMVCGSVVIRGPRRAFRRRHHS
- a CDS encoding gamma-glutamyl-gamma-aminobutyrate hydrolase family protein, translating into MSGSESGPVLGLTTYLDRAQTGIWDVTASFLPASYFRGVSMAGGIAVLLPPQPVDAAAANRVLDSLDGLVVTGGKDVDPAAYGQARHPESDEPGIIRDAWEFALLTGALQRGMPVLGICRGAQVLNVAFGGTLHQHLPDVLGHSGHRAGNAVFTELPVRTVAGTRLAALVGESAKVRCYHHQAVDEVGASLVVSAWDADGVVEALELPGENFVLAVQWHPEESLHDLRLFAAVVDAARSYAGG
- a CDS encoding glutamine synthetase family protein gives rise to the protein MEREPDASTGFDSRALPWAELDRLVQADEVDTVIVAFTDMQGRLAGKRVSSRLFVDEVATHGAECCSYLLAVDVDLNTVPGYAMSSWDTGYGDMVMMPDLTTLRLIPWLPGTALVIADLSWADGSAVAAAPRTILGRQLARLTERGLIADVATELEFIVFDEPYRHAWASGYRGLTPASDYNIDYSIVASSRMEPLLRDIRLGMQGAGLRFEAVKGECNDGQQEIGFRYDEAMVTCDNHAVYKNGAKEIADQHGKSLTFMAKYDEREGNSCHIHLSLRAVDGTGGGSAVFADSTRPHGMSPMFRSFVAGQLATLREFTLCYAPNINSYKRFADGSFAPTALAWGLDNRTCALRVVGHGHSMRVECRVPGGDVNQYLAVAALVAGGLYGIEQGLELAEPCSGNAYEDSSVQRLPTTLADAAAEFEASELAREAFGDDVVEHYLNNARVELAAFNAAVTDWERIRGFERL